A region of Prosthecobacter debontii DNA encodes the following proteins:
- a CDS encoding M3 family oligoendopeptidase, with the protein MTVATTPPQTPDRWSLESWFTAFGAEDYHAFKSELVRDVETMKAHATTLGEDVQAIAETLVAFESLGDRLWHLSAYLGCLSADDAGNEAVKGDEAWLSTVEAECSKLTSSLQSALAALSEEGFDKLLVDPSLKGAEHAVRRMRTQGRQQMKSELEALAADLNVNGLHAWGRLYDTLTGKMTFDMTFPDGHTESVPMARRRALMSDPDRRLREAAFHAGQKPWLDHADTLAAGLNGIAGTRLTLYGRRQIPHFLDTPLFDGAMSRASLEAMLEAIHTNIEMPRRAIRAAARLQGTPALHYFDLEAPQVAAPDEKSLTWDEACSTVERAFSAAYPKLGDYFTSLLKQRWVEAQPRPGKRPGAFCTGSLLKHEERIYMTWHGTVHDMVTLAHEAGHAWHSCVLRPARSFAANYPMTLAETASNFGEMILLSGLMSDPELTPETKAYLLDQEMLRAHAYLINIPMRYEFEKAFYTERAAGEVSVSRLCELMNAAQDKLYGDTLLTDGKDPMFWASKMHFFITGVSFYNFPYVFGYLLSQALFAQFKAEGPSFLPRYEAFLAATGRATCEEVARETLGADLTSPDFWAVALKAMEPTLTAYEKLG; encoded by the coding sequence ATGACTGTTGCGACGACGCCTCCTCAGACACCCGACCGTTGGTCTCTCGAATCCTGGTTCACAGCCTTTGGTGCGGAGGATTATCACGCTTTCAAAAGTGAGCTTGTCCGCGATGTGGAGACCATGAAAGCCCACGCCACGACCTTGGGTGAAGATGTCCAGGCAATTGCCGAGACGCTCGTTGCTTTTGAGTCGCTGGGTGATCGTCTCTGGCATCTCTCCGCTTATCTCGGTTGTCTCTCCGCCGATGATGCCGGCAATGAAGCGGTGAAGGGGGATGAAGCCTGGCTATCCACGGTGGAAGCAGAGTGCTCGAAGCTGACTTCTTCTTTGCAGTCCGCTTTAGCGGCGCTGAGTGAGGAGGGGTTTGACAAACTTCTGGTTGATCCATCTTTGAAGGGCGCTGAGCACGCAGTGCGGCGCATGCGCACTCAGGGACGGCAGCAAATGAAGTCTGAGCTGGAGGCGCTGGCGGCGGATCTGAATGTGAATGGTCTGCACGCCTGGGGGCGTCTGTATGATACCCTCACCGGGAAGATGACCTTCGACATGACTTTCCCCGATGGTCACACCGAGTCCGTGCCGATGGCACGCCGCCGGGCCTTGATGTCAGACCCGGATCGCCGTCTGCGTGAAGCGGCTTTCCATGCCGGACAGAAACCTTGGTTAGACCATGCGGATACACTGGCGGCAGGGCTCAATGGGATCGCAGGCACACGCCTCACTTTGTATGGGCGTCGGCAGATTCCCCATTTCCTCGATACCCCCTTATTCGATGGTGCCATGAGCCGCGCTTCGCTGGAGGCCATGTTGGAGGCCATTCATACAAATATCGAAATGCCACGTCGTGCCATCCGTGCGGCGGCGCGCTTACAGGGCACACCGGCTTTACATTATTTCGATCTGGAAGCTCCCCAAGTCGCAGCACCGGATGAAAAATCGCTGACCTGGGACGAAGCCTGCAGCACCGTGGAGCGTGCTTTCAGCGCTGCCTATCCGAAGCTTGGAGATTACTTTACCAGCTTGCTGAAACAGCGTTGGGTCGAGGCTCAGCCACGACCTGGAAAGCGGCCAGGGGCCTTCTGCACCGGATCCTTGCTGAAGCATGAAGAGCGCATCTACATGACCTGGCACGGTACCGTGCATGATATGGTCACCCTGGCTCATGAGGCCGGTCATGCCTGGCACTCCTGCGTGCTGCGCCCAGCGCGTTCGTTTGCCGCTAATTATCCGATGACCTTGGCTGAGACGGCGTCCAACTTCGGTGAGATGATCTTGCTCAGCGGGTTGATGAGTGATCCTGAGCTGACACCAGAAACCAAGGCCTATCTGTTGGATCAAGAGATGCTGCGCGCCCATGCCTACCTGATCAATATCCCCATGCGATATGAGTTTGAGAAGGCCTTTTACACGGAGCGTGCTGCGGGTGAGGTGTCAGTTTCCCGTTTGTGTGAACTGATGAACGCAGCGCAGGATAAACTGTATGGTGATACCCTGCTGACAGATGGCAAGGACCCGATGTTTTGGGCCTCAAAAATGCACTTCTTCATCACGGGCGTGTCTTTCTATAACTTCCCGTATGTCTTTGGCTATTTGCTGAGCCAGGCCTTGTTTGCTCAGTTCAAGGCGGAAGGTCCCTCGTTCTTACCCCGATATGAGGCGTTTCTGGCCGCGACTGGAAGGGCCACCTGCGAAGAGGTGGCGCGTGAAACCTTGGGTGCCGACCTCACCAGCCCAGACTTTTGGGCGGTGGCTTTAAAGGCGATGGAACCCACGCTGACCGCCTATGAAAAGCTGGGGTAA
- a CDS encoding cysteine-rich CWC family protein — protein sequence MPTLLSDKHDILTCPMCEASFTCFCNRPAACPCVQANVTRDEAEWISWQTGGECVCIACLMRLREEARQVLT from the coding sequence ATGCCCACGTTACTGTCAGATAAGCACGACATCCTCACCTGCCCGATGTGTGAGGCGAGTTTCACCTGCTTCTGCAATCGGCCTGCTGCTTGCCCCTGTGTTCAGGCGAATGTCACTCGAGATGAAGCCGAGTGGATTTCTTGGCAAACGGGCGGGGAATGCGTCTGCATCGCCTGTCTGATGCGACTGAGAGAAGAAGCCCGTCAGGTTTTGACCTGA
- a CDS encoding type II toxin-antitoxin system RelE family toxin — MLQIVFNDISAAELSRLPTQIQFQILEALNITPGDLEEKVLASRFGVLERGPKKLYRCRAGDHRIYFAVNDGDVRIHRVLHKNTLADFLYRSNLPGGGEDEALSQSKNFWQLIDEGASTLKTI; from the coding sequence ATGCTCCAGATCGTATTCAATGACATCAGCGCAGCGGAACTCTCCCGCCTGCCCACTCAAATCCAGTTTCAAATCCTGGAAGCGCTGAACATTACGCCGGGAGATCTGGAGGAGAAGGTTCTGGCCAGCCGCTTCGGAGTTCTGGAGCGCGGTCCAAAGAAACTCTACCGCTGCCGGGCCGGAGATCACCGCATCTATTTTGCCGTGAATGACGGCGATGTCCGCATCCATCGCGTGCTGCATAAGAATACCTTGGCAGACTTCCTCTATCGCAGCAATCTGCCCGGTGGCGGCGAAGATGAGGCACTGAGCCAATCCAAAAACTTTTGGCAGCTCATCGACGAAGGTGCGAGCACCCTGAAGACGATCTGA